In the genome of Primulina tabacum isolate GXHZ01 chromosome 13, ASM2559414v2, whole genome shotgun sequence, the window TCCTATTCAAGTGCTCTTACAATATTACTTTTAATGCCTTCCAGTGGGTGGGATTGGTGCCAACTGGGGCTCACAAACGTCTCATAGTTTGCCACCTGATATAGTGGTGAGGATGCTACGAGAGAACGGTATTCAAAAAGTAAAGCTTTTTGATGCTGATTACGATACTTTACAAGCATTGGGCAAGTCTGGGATCGAAGTTATGGTTGGAATACCAAATGACATGCTTTCATCTTTTGCTTTGAGCGCGAAGGCTGCTGAAAAATGGGTATCTGAGAATGTTTCCCATCATATAACCACAAACAATGTCATCATCAGGTCATTTTGTAACCCGGTTCATTTTTGTATCGAGTCTTGAATCTGTTCCTTAATGAAAGATATATAGATAATCTTTTTCCAACTATGGCTTGCTATGCAAATATTTTTCTCATGCTTGTACGGTTCACACTTTGCATGCTAGATGTCACATTTGTGAAATTATTTGAGTTTGATcatattttgttttatgcaaACGGCCTTCGAATTGATTTACAGATACGTTGCTGTTGGGAATGAGCCTTTCTTGGCTACATATAATGGAAGCTTTCTTAGAACGACTTTCCCAGCTCTCAGAAATGTTCAAGAAGCCCTGAATAAAGCACGGCTTAGCAACCAAGTAAAGGTCACTGTTCCCCTCAATGCCGATGTCTATTCAACCTCAACCACCTACCCTTCAGGAGGGGATTTTCGGTCCGATATCCacgattttatgatccaaaTCGTGCAGTTTTTGAGTGATAATGGAGCACCATTTACAGTCAACATCTACCCATTCATTAGCCTTTACACAGACTCAAACTTCCCAGTTGAGTACGCCTTTTTTGATGGAAACGCTTCCCCCTTGAATGATGGTGGTATGTCTTATTACAACATGTTTGATGCAAACCACGATACCCTTGTCTGGGCCTTACAGAAGAATGGTTTTGGGAATTTGCCCATAATTGTTGGTGAAATCGGTTGGCCTACAGATGGTGATCGAAATGCTAACCTACAGTATGCCCAACGATTCAACCAAGGCTTCATGACTCATATATCAGGTGGAAAAGGAACCCCGATGAGACCTAGTCCAATTAATGCATACCTATTCAGTTTGATCGATGAGGATGAAAAAAGCATCGACCCTGGAAATTTTGAGCGTCATTGGGGTGTTTTTGGGTATGATGGCCAACCGAAGTACTCTCTCAACCTTGGCACCACAAATTCAGGCTTGATCCCAG includes:
- the LOC142521698 gene encoding glucan endo-1,3-beta-glucosidase 6-like isoform X1 produces the protein MFPSFDFYSLPFFMFFLLIGAQLNGFSPILGESVVDNDVNHHASFNPNKINDFGLKADAGNRESFSSFKMTTERQNAAVGGIGANWGSQTSHSLPPDIVVRMLRENGIQKVKLFDADYDTLQALGKSGIEVMVGIPNDMLSSFALSAKAAEKWVSENVSHHITTNNVIIRYVAVGNEPFLATYNGSFLRTTFPALRNVQEALNKARLSNQVKVTVPLNADVYSTSTTYPSGGDFRSDIHDFMIQIVQFLSDNGAPFTVNIYPFISLYTDSNFPVEYAFFDGNASPLNDGGMSYYNMFDANHDTLVWALQKNGFGNLPIIVGEIGWPTDGDRNANLQYAQRFNQGFMTHISGGKGTPMRPSPINAYLFSLIDEDEKSIDPGNFERHWGVFGYDGQPKYSLNLGTTNSGLIPARNVTYLENKWCILKSNAKLDDPQIAPSVSYACSLADCTSLGYQTSCGNLDSAGNISYAFNSYYQKNNQLDEACKFSGLGTVTKVNPSTGSCQFKVMIQPYFGGAQQISGYIRMSTLALVLGLTTFLLCDL
- the LOC142521698 gene encoding glucan endo-1,3-beta-glucosidase 6-like isoform X2; the encoded protein is MFPSFDFYSLPFFMFFLLIGAQLNGFSPILGESVVDNDAGNRESFSSFKMTTERQNAAVGGIGANWGSQTSHSLPPDIVVRMLRENGIQKVKLFDADYDTLQALGKSGIEVMVGIPNDMLSSFALSAKAAEKWVSENVSHHITTNNVIIRYVAVGNEPFLATYNGSFLRTTFPALRNVQEALNKARLSNQVKVTVPLNADVYSTSTTYPSGGDFRSDIHDFMIQIVQFLSDNGAPFTVNIYPFISLYTDSNFPVEYAFFDGNASPLNDGGMSYYNMFDANHDTLVWALQKNGFGNLPIIVGEIGWPTDGDRNANLQYAQRFNQGFMTHISGGKGTPMRPSPINAYLFSLIDEDEKSIDPGNFERHWGVFGYDGQPKYSLNLGTTNSGLIPARNVTYLENKWCILKSNAKLDDPQIAPSVSYACSLADCTSLGYQTSCGNLDSAGNISYAFNSYYQKNNQLDEACKFSGLGTVTKVNPSTGSCQFKVMIQPYFGGAQQISGYIRMSTLALVLGLTTFLLCDL